A single genomic interval of Vicia villosa cultivar HV-30 ecotype Madison, WI unplaced genomic scaffold, Vvil1.0 ctg.000078F_1_1_1, whole genome shotgun sequence harbors:
- the LOC131623789 gene encoding DNA-directed RNA polymerase 2, chloroplastic/mitochondrial-like: MVTVPHNLMFTTTTTVNSFNRRYDSLIIPSQSCYFVKKTRLGISSNMWRNVGKQACKGLFRARVHRPPVTVCQNSVFPVNSDVMYGSGKKNESGHVNRTRFQLDENFVGGCCSNNYLCLFDAKGYSSVAEADVEEERGFDNLGFQFEGYSSFAEVVSLTDAEEDSVSVDVEIRELLEEMKREEERKIAEFRLKSEAIFSSNYVEEGNAEEGDAVEVGVAVDEVKELLDEMKREEKRQADERNRQEKNELNLKNGMKVGKFKALRKRQVKIETEVWQEAAKEYQELLVDMCQQKLAPNLPYMKSLFLGWFEPLKDVIEKEQEMYRSGKRKTAYSSFFVQLPPEKMAVITMHKIMGLLMSGTEKGVAGTAKIIQAVCILGDAIEQEVRIHKFLEKSSKKKRSKGKKNEAVENTEDIKEGEKLRKKVIDLMKKKKLAAVRGIVKDLDDTKPWGVAMRTKVASRLVELLMQTAFIQPPSDQMEDGALDIRPAFLHSFRTTREATKSGRKFGVIECDPMILKGLERTARNMVIPYMPMLIPPVKWIGYDKGGHLFLPSYVMRTHGVKQQREAIKRAPRKQLEPVFEALDTLGNTKWRINGKVLGVVDKMWANGGRLAGLVDRADLDLPNEPETDDEAEKKKWKWKVKSVRKENRERYSQRCDIELKLAVARKMRDEECFYYPHNVDFRGRAYPMHPHLNHLGSDVCRGILEFAEGRPLGKSGLHWLKIHTANLYAGGVDKLSNEGRITFVESHLDEIFDSADNPMEGKRWWLNAEDPFQFLAACITLTEALRSSSPEAFISHIPVHQDGSCNGLQHYAALGRDKLGAAAVNLVAGEKPADVYSGIAARVLEIMQRDAQLDPATFPDTRHARILVNQVDRKLVKQTVMTSVYGVTYIGAREQIKRRLKERDIISDNSELFGAACYAAKVTLTALEEMFQGARSIMNWLSDCAKVIAAENQPVCWTTPLGLPVVQPYRKLGRHTIKTSLQILTLQRETDKVLAKRQRTAFPPNFVHSLDGSHMMMTAVACKKEGLNFAGVHDSYWTHACDVDEMNRILREKFVELYETPILENLLENFQESFPFLTFPPLPERGDLDLREVLESAYFFN, from the exons ATGGTCACTGTTCCGCACAATTTGATGTTCACTACTACTACTACCGTTAATTCCTTCAATAGGAGATATGATTCTCTGATTATCCCTTCTCAAAGTTGTTATTTTGTGAAAAAAACTCGTTtgggcatttcatcaaacatgtgGCGGAACGTTGGGAAACAAGCTTGTAAAGGGTTGTTTCGAGCTCGGGTTCACCGCCCACCAGTTACTGTTTGTCAAAATTCGGTTTTTCCTGTTAATTCTGATGTTATGTATGGTTCCGGAAAGAAAAATGAATCTGGGCATGTGAATAGGACTAGGTTTCAGTTAGATGAAAATTTTGTGGGTGGTTGTTGTTCTAATAATTATCTGTGTCTGTTTGATGCTAAGGGCTATTCTAGTGTTGCTGAGGCTGATGTTGAGGAAGAGCGCGGTTTTGATAATTTGGGTTTTCAATTTGAAGGGTATTCTAGTTTTGCTGAGGTGGTTTCTTTGACGGATGCGGAGGAAGATTCTGTTTCGGTTGATGTTGAAATTAGAGAGCTGTTGGAGGAGATGAAGAGAGAGGAGGAGAGGAAGATTGCTGAGTTTAGGTTGAAAAGTGAGGCGATTTTTTCTTCAAACTATGTGGAGGAAGGCAATGCTGAGGAAGGCGATGCGGTGGAAGTTGGTGTTGCGGTGGATGAAGTTAAAGAGTTGTTGGATGAgatgaagagagaagagaaaagacAGGCGGATGAGAGGAATAGACAAGAGAAAAATGAGTTGAATTTGAAAAATGGCATGAAAGTAGGGAAATTCAAAGCATTAAGGAAAAGACAAGTGAAGATTGAGACTGAAGTTTGGCAAGAAGCTGCGAAGGAGTATCAGGAGTTATTGGTTGATATGTGTCAACAGAAGTTGGCACCTAATTTGCCTTATATGAAGTCATTGTTTCTTGGGTGGTTTGAGCCACTAAAGGATGTAATTGAGAAGGAGCAAGAGATGTACCGGAGCGGGAAGAGGAAGACAGCTTACTCCTCTTTCTTTGTTCAGTTGCCACCCGAGAAGATGGCTGTAATTACGATGCATAAGATCATGGGGTTGTTGATGTCAGGAACTGAGAAAGGAGTTGCTGGCACTGCTAAGATTATCCAGGCTGTCTGCATTTTAGGTGATGCCATTGAGCAAGAG GTTAGAATACACAAGTTCTTGGAAAAGAGTAGTAAGAAAAAACGTAGTAAAGGCAAGAAAAATGAAGCAGTTGAGAACACTGAAGATATCAAGGAAGGGGAGAAACTGCGGAAAAAAGTCATTGAtttgatgaaaaagaaaaagcttGCTGCAGTGAGAGGAATTGTGAAGGACCTCGACGATACAAAACCGTGGGGAGTAGCTATGAGGACAAAG GTGGCCAGCCGATTAGTTGAACTTTTGATGCAAACAGCATTTATACAACCaccatcagatcagatggaggaTGGTGCACTTGATATCCGTCCTGCATTTTTGCATTCATTTAGAACGACAAGAGAGGCAAC AAAATCAGGCAGAAAATTTGGTGTCATTGAATGTGACCCTATGATTCTTAAAGGACTTGAGCGAACT GCGAGAAATATGGTCATACCTTATATGCCTATGTTGATTCCACCAGTCAAATGGATAGG TTATGACAAAGGCGGGCACTTGTTTTTACCCTCTTATGTCATGCGTACACATGGAGTTAAGCAACAGCGTGAGGCTATTAAGAGAGCACCTAGGAAGCAACTAGAGCCTGTATTTGAG GCTCTTGATACTCTTGGGAATACAAAATGGAGGATAAATGGTAAGGTGCTCGGTGTTGTGGACAAGATGTGGGCTAACGGAGGACGTCTTGCTGGTTTGGTGGACCGCGCTGAT CTTGATTTACCCAATGAGCCAGAAACTGACGATGAAGCAGAGAAAAAGAAATGGAAATGGAAGGTCAAATCTGTGAGGAAAGAGAACAGGGAGAGATATTCACAACGTTGTGACATAGAACTTAAACTTGCT GTAGCACGTAAAATGAGGGATGAAGAGTGTTTTTACTACCCACACAATGTTGATTTTCGGGGCCGCGCATATCCCATGCATCCACACTTAAACCACCTTGGTTCAGATGTATGTCGAGGAATATTGGAATTTGCAGAAGGACGTCCTCTTGGAAAGTCTGGTTTGCACTGGCTGAAGATACACACGGCAAATCTGTATGCTGGCGGTGTTGATAAACTATCTAATGAAGGTCGCATAACGTTTGTTGAAAGTCATCTTGATGAGATATTTGATTCTGCTGATAACCCTATGGAAGGGAAACGGTGGTGGTTGAATGCAGAAGATCCATTCCAGTTCTTAGCCGCATGCATAACTCTAACTGAGGCTTTAAGAAGTTCTTCACCAGAGGCATTTATATCACATATTCCAGTACATCAG GATGGCTCTTGCAATGGCTTACAACATTATGCTGCTTTAGGAAGAGACAAG ttAGGGGCCGCTGCTGTCAATCTAGTTGCAGGAGAGAAGCCGGCTGATGTTTACTCGGGTATAGCAGCTAG GGTATTAGAAATCATGCAACGGGATGCTCAGTTAGATCCAGCAACTTTTCCTGATACTCGTCATGCAAGGATTTTGGTTAACCAG GTGGATAGAAAATTGGTTAAGCAGACAGTGATGACATCAGTTTACGGTGTCACTTATATTGGAGCACGGGAACAGATAAAGAGGAGGTTGAAAGAAAGAGATATTATTTCAGATAATTCAGAGCTTTTTGGTGCTGCTTGTTATGCTGCAAAG gtgaccTTAACTGCCTTAGAGGAGATGTTTCAAGGCGCACGAAGTATCATGAATTGGCTCAGCGACTGTGCAAAA GTAATTGCCGCTGAAAATCAACCAGTGTGTTGGACCACTCCTCTTGGACTTCCTGTGGTGCAACCTTACCGTAAACTAGGAAGACATACT ATCAAAACATCACTTCAGATATTAACATTGCAACGAGAAACAGATAAG GTCTTGGCCAAGCGGCAGAGAACCGCATTTCCACCAAATTTTGTTCACTCACTCGATGGCTCTCATATGATGATGACTGCAGTTGCCTGCAAAAAGGAAGGCTTAAATTTTGCAG GGGTTCATGATTCATATTGGACGCACGCGTGTGACGTTGATGAAATGAACAGAATACTGAGAGAGAAGTTTGTAGAACTCTATGAGACCCCGATTCTTGAAAAC TTATTGGAGAACTTTCAAGAATCTTTCCCATTCTTAACATTTCCACCCTTACCTGAACGCGGAGACCTTGATTTGAGAGAAGTTTTAGAGTCAGCATATTTTTTCAACTGA